A genomic region of Bacteroidales bacterium contains the following coding sequences:
- a CDS encoding DUF4255 domain-containing protein codes for MIDTTLNFLTQEINTFLKIKNNTPNEDKIVLSSIASESGLVIPNKSLGLSLINIEEERVFKEQRAAYLNDNGKTQSYNPELRLNLYILITSNFQDKLKEDPTDDYREGLKQLSNVILFFQSKNVFTNENSPLLASLDPNIQKIIVELYSYSFEQLYNFWSVVGTKYLPSVLYKVRMLRFQGGSVDTELPVASGVDLNNSTVN; via the coding sequence TACAACACTTAATTTTCTAACACAGGAAATAAATACATTTCTGAAAATTAAGAATAATACTCCTAATGAGGATAAAATAGTACTATCAAGCATAGCTTCAGAGAGCGGATTGGTAATACCAAATAAATCATTGGGGCTATCTCTCATCAATATTGAAGAGGAAAGAGTTTTTAAGGAGCAAAGGGCTGCCTATTTAAATGATAATGGTAAAACACAGAGCTATAACCCAGAATTACGCTTGAATCTATACATACTTATCACCTCTAATTTTCAGGATAAACTTAAGGAAGATCCAACCGATGATTACAGGGAAGGGTTAAAGCAGCTCTCGAACGTAATCCTATTCTTTCAATCCAAAAATGTATTTACAAATGAGAACTCTCCGTTGCTTGCAAGCTTAGATCCTAATATCCAAAAGATTATTGTTGAGCTCTACTCCTACTCCTTTGAGCAATTATACAATTTTTGGAGTGTAGTTGGAACAAAATATCTACCCTCGGTTCTATATAAAGTCCGAATGTTACGATTCCAAGGTGGTTCTGTAGATACTGAATTACCTGTTGCTTCTGGAGTAGATTTAAATAATTCAACTGTAAATTGA
- a CDS encoding phage tail protein has translation MLTQCNLLQDRFSIFDVIADSDNTVKEDGDHFRNSNIGTDYLKYGAAYYPPLKTTINYYYKDSEVGITDNRTGAIYSSGSKLSDVLNDGFALGTITIEDNDKIDGDVFSINGQTLVEGDGKDFEKGVDSNATAENLKDAVDDLEDSAYTTSIEDNVITITANSRGYVGTLIGLGCTKSGGGASVSGDTLEGGDDTTQASGTITISDYSCIDGASFIINDEIFIAGIDFEVGSTNVQAAKSLIDLLDTKVGLPYDYLRASNVITITAKAVGEAGNSITLGYNEGGGTVSGSTLALSSSADKALYNLITKEIKKNYVVLYPSATIAGIYARVDKDRGVWKAPANVSVNMVKDPSIAITKEEQENLNVDSTSGKSINAIRKFAGKGVIVWGARTLAGNDNEWRYVPVRRLFIFIEESVKKATEFVVFEPNDANTWLKTKAMIENFLITLWKDGALTGAKPEHAFYVKIGLGQTMTSLDILEGRMNIEIGLAAVRPAEFIILKFSHMLQKS, from the coding sequence ATGCTAACTCAATGCAATCTTTTACAAGATCGTTTTAGCATATTCGATGTAATCGCTGATTCCGATAATACTGTTAAAGAGGACGGTGATCATTTCCGCAATAGTAATATCGGAACAGATTATTTAAAGTACGGTGCAGCCTATTACCCACCTCTCAAAACAACAATAAATTATTACTATAAAGATAGCGAGGTAGGTATTACTGATAATAGAACTGGAGCTATTTATTCTAGCGGCTCTAAACTATCCGATGTCTTGAACGATGGTTTTGCCTTAGGTACAATTACCATTGAGGATAATGACAAGATCGATGGAGATGTTTTCAGCATCAATGGTCAAACCTTAGTGGAAGGCGATGGTAAGGACTTTGAAAAAGGAGTAGATAGTAATGCTACTGCCGAGAATCTTAAGGATGCTGTTGATGATCTGGAGGATAGCGCATATACAACGAGTATCGAAGATAATGTAATAACAATCACTGCAAATTCGAGAGGGTATGTGGGTACTTTAATTGGCCTAGGGTGCACAAAGAGCGGGGGGGGTGCTTCGGTATCGGGTGATACACTGGAGGGAGGAGATGATACAACTCAAGCTTCAGGTACTATTACCATTAGCGATTATAGCTGTATAGATGGGGCTTCATTTATTATTAATGATGAAATATTTATAGCGGGTATTGATTTTGAGGTTGGCTCAACCAATGTTCAAGCCGCTAAATCACTAATTGACTTACTCGATACAAAGGTTGGCCTACCTTATGATTACTTACGAGCAAGCAATGTGATTACAATTACAGCTAAGGCCGTTGGTGAAGCGGGAAACTCTATTACTCTTGGGTATAATGAGGGTGGTGGAACAGTATCTGGCTCAACTTTAGCATTAAGTAGTTCGGCTGATAAAGCCCTTTACAACCTCATTACAAAAGAGATCAAGAAAAATTATGTTGTACTCTACCCCAGTGCAACAATTGCCGGAATATATGCTAGGGTCGATAAGGATCGTGGGGTATGGAAGGCTCCCGCTAATGTAAGCGTAAACATGGTCAAAGATCCTTCAATAGCCATTACTAAGGAAGAGCAGGAAAATCTTAATGTTGATTCTACATCAGGAAAATCAATTAATGCTATACGGAAATTCGCAGGTAAGGGCGTAATTGTTTGGGGTGCCAGAACACTTGCAGGGAATGATAATGAGTGGCGCTATGTTCCTGTCCGTCGGCTATTTATATTCATCGAGGAATCTGTTAAGAAAGCAACTGAATTTGTTGTTTTTGAACCAAACGATGCAAATACATGGCTTAAGACTAAGGCAATGATTGAAAACTTCTTGATAACGCTATGGAAGGATGGTGCTTTAACCGGGGCAAAACCAGAACATGCTTTCTATGTGAAAATTGGATTAGGCCAAACCATGACTTCCCTTGATATTCTGGAAGGGCGAATGAACATCGAAATTGGTTTAGCTGCCGTAAGACCTGCAGAATTTATAATTCTTAAGTTTTCGCACATGTTACAAAAGTCATAA
- a CDS encoding phage tail sheath family protein, which yields MTNPLTPGVYIEEISTIPPSIAAVETAIPAFIGYTEKAEENKDTTALLYKPTRITSMLEYEEIFGGPKEEIITVTVEDQLDNDNKIFSREINASISSTLSFFLYYSVKMFFDNGGGPCYIVSVGDYNATISDGDSNTGLKGGIATLEKIDEPTLLVFPDAISLNDQALYGGVVISALTLCNKLQDRFTIADVIYNEDSDPEEEKIKYSQYRPSEIESYRSALGTDYLKYGACYFPFVNTTLNCGYSDGKVTITHKENNAVASANPITDTYAVLKTSNPSIYRAIEAKIKKLYVTIPPSGAIAGVYARVDKDRGVWKAPANVGLKSVIGPTVKITNKEQDDLNVDATSGKSVNAIRTFVGKGTLIWGARTFAGNDNEWRYVPVRRFYIFVEESVKKATEFVVFEPNDANTWLRVKTMIENFLTLQWRNGALAGAKADDAFFVKVGLGQTMTALDILEGRMNIEIGMAAVRPAEFIILKFSHKLQES from the coding sequence ATGACAAATCCATTAACCCCCGGGGTATATATCGAAGAAATATCCACCATTCCACCTTCGATAGCCGCAGTAGAAACTGCAATTCCCGCATTTATAGGATATACCGAAAAGGCAGAGGAAAATAAAGACACCACTGCTTTACTCTATAAGCCAACAAGAATAACCTCAATGCTTGAATACGAAGAAATATTTGGAGGACCAAAAGAGGAAATCATTACCGTTACTGTTGAAGATCAATTGGATAACGATAATAAAATATTCAGTCGAGAGATCAATGCCAGTATTTCGTCAACTTTAAGCTTCTTCCTCTACTACAGCGTAAAAATGTTTTTCGATAACGGCGGAGGCCCATGCTATATCGTTTCAGTTGGTGACTACAATGCTACTATTAGCGATGGTGATAGCAACACTGGACTAAAAGGAGGCATTGCAACACTAGAAAAGATTGATGAACCAACTTTATTGGTATTCCCCGATGCAATTTCATTAAACGATCAAGCCTTGTATGGGGGTGTAGTTATAAGTGCTCTAACTTTATGCAACAAACTACAAGATCGTTTCACAATTGCCGATGTAATTTACAATGAAGATTCTGACCCAGAAGAGGAAAAGATAAAATACAGTCAATATAGACCTTCTGAAATAGAAAGTTATAGAAGTGCCTTGGGAACTGATTACCTAAAGTATGGTGCTTGCTATTTTCCTTTTGTTAATACTACACTGAATTGCGGTTATTCCGATGGCAAAGTTACTATTACCCACAAAGAAAATAATGCTGTTGCATCAGCAAATCCAATAACCGATACCTATGCAGTTTTAAAAACAAGCAATCCAAGTATCTATAGAGCCATTGAGGCAAAAATTAAAAAACTTTACGTAACAATACCTCCATCAGGTGCAATTGCCGGAGTTTACGCCAGAGTTGATAAAGATCGTGGCGTTTGGAAAGCTCCTGCAAATGTTGGATTAAAATCAGTAATTGGGCCAACCGTTAAGATCACGAACAAAGAGCAGGATGATCTTAATGTTGATGCAACATCTGGGAAATCAGTTAATGCCATTAGAACCTTTGTTGGAAAAGGAACATTAATCTGGGGTGCTAGAACTTTTGCTGGAAATGATAATGAGTGGAGATATGTTCCTGTAAGGAGATTTTACATCTTCGTAGAAGAATCGGTTAAAAAAGCCACTGAATTCGTTGTTTTTGAACCTAACGATGCAAATACATGGTTAAGAGTAAAAACAATGATTGAAAACTTTTTAACCCTTCAGTGGAGGAATGGAGCTCTTGCCGGTGCAAAAGCCGATGATGCATTCTTTGTAAAAGTGGGTCTAGGACAAACAATGACTGCACTTGACATCCTTGAGGGTAGAATGAATATTGAAATCGGTATGGCTGCTGTAAGGCCTGCAGAATTCATCATTCTTAAATTTTCACACAAATTACAGGAATCATAA
- a CDS encoding phage tail protein has translation MATNYPVSAFHFQVEWSGTRIGFTEVSGLNVELQSIDYREGSSPEYQVTKMPGIPKYSNITLKRGIFKGDNEFFQWLNTVKLNNITRRDLTISLLNEEHAPVASWKVKDAWPCKVDGPALKSTGNEVAVESIELCHEGLSIEFS, from the coding sequence ATGGCAACAAATTATCCAGTATCCGCCTTTCACTTCCAAGTTGAATGGAGTGGAACAAGAATAGGATTTACCGAAGTATCAGGATTAAATGTTGAACTTCAAAGTATTGATTACCGTGAGGGTAGTTCACCTGAATATCAGGTTACAAAAATGCCAGGAATTCCAAAATACTCAAACATTACCTTGAAAAGAGGAATTTTCAAAGGTGATAATGAATTCTTTCAATGGCTCAATACGGTGAAACTTAACAATATTACCCGCAGAGATCTTACCATTAGCCTACTAAACGAGGAACATGCTCCAGTAGCTTCATGGAAGGTGAAAGATGCTTGGCCTTGCAAGGTCGATGGCCCTGCATTAAAATCAACTGGGAACGAAGTAGCTGTAGAAAGCATTGAACTTTGTCACGAAGGACTATCAATTGAATTCTCATAA
- a CDS encoding phage tail protein: MTLYYPPVGFHFVVRFEGLLLNYPGIPDIGFQKVSGINVTINTEEYQEGGETRFKHRLPNPPTYPNLVLERGMLIGSQLMQWYKDSVEGFKFVPNDVTVILLNSLHIPIQAWNFVNAIPVKWTIADLNATENKVLVETVELSYQYYKRIDVTDLISLVK, from the coding sequence ATGACATTGTACTATCCTCCGGTTGGATTTCACTTCGTTGTTCGTTTTGAAGGATTACTGTTGAATTATCCGGGCATACCTGATATCGGTTTTCAGAAGGTTTCAGGTATTAATGTAACTATTAATACTGAAGAATATCAAGAAGGAGGAGAAACTAGGTTTAAACATAGGCTGCCAAATCCACCCACGTATCCAAACCTAGTTTTGGAACGTGGGATGCTAATTGGTTCTCAGCTAATGCAGTGGTATAAAGACTCGGTGGAAGGCTTCAAGTTTGTACCAAATGATGTTACGGTAATTCTTTTAAATAGCCTCCATATTCCTATTCAGGCATGGAATTTTGTTAATGCAATCCCAGTAAAATGGACTATTGCCGATTTAAATGCAACTGAGAATAAAGTTTTGGTTGAAACCGTTGAATTATCATATCAATACTATAAAAGGATTGATGTAACAGATCTTATTTCATTGGTTAAATAA
- the vgrG gene encoding type VI secretion system tip protein VgrG, which yields MTDESRTIPTQASTDLATFRIFANGAEVSSDVAIVSISVSKTVNKIPTARLVLSDGNMAKEDFELSASEDFIPGAEIEIHAGYHSIEDPIFKGIVIKHGIKFRSEQNSELILEMKDVSVKMTIGRKNKYFFDSKDSDIIEEILSDYTDLQVDVEATELEHKEMVQYYCTDWDFILSRADVNGQLVFVDDGTITIKAPDLSADPLVKLFHGDNVFEFEAEMDARNQYTATKSKSWDYTSQAVIESSGEDPGLTEQGNITGSDLAGIIGLENYEMQHPGQVITEELQSWANTKLLRSRLAKIQGHVQIVGFSDIKPGDIIELGGFGDRFNGKAFVSAITHTVSSNTKWKTNIQFGLSDQCYAHAYDNILEKPASAILPAIQGLHIAIVTNIHEDPDGEFRVRVKIPVISTEEDGVWARVATLDAGDSRGSFFRPYVDDEVIVGFINDDPRDPVILGMLHSSALPSPVEPAEDNYEKGFVTKEKVKLMFNDEKKSLTIETPNSNILLVSDDEKGIKLEDENGNIIQMNADGITIESAKDLILKASGDITIEGTNVSSKASAQYKAEGSSGAELSTSGQAVLKGSVVAIN from the coding sequence ATGACAGACGAAAGTAGAACAATACCAACCCAAGCAAGTACTGACTTAGCAACGTTCCGAATTTTTGCGAATGGTGCAGAAGTTAGTAGCGATGTGGCAATTGTGTCTATTAGCGTCAGTAAAACTGTGAATAAGATCCCAACAGCCAGACTTGTACTAAGCGATGGTAATATGGCAAAAGAGGATTTTGAACTTAGTGCCAGTGAAGATTTTATTCCAGGAGCCGAAATCGAAATTCATGCTGGTTACCATAGTATAGAAGATCCTATATTTAAAGGAATTGTCATTAAACATGGAATAAAATTTAGAAGCGAACAGAACTCTGAGCTTATTCTTGAAATGAAAGACGTGAGCGTTAAAATGACAATAGGTCGAAAAAATAAATACTTTTTTGATTCAAAGGATAGTGATATTATTGAAGAGATACTTTCGGATTACACTGACCTTCAGGTAGATGTTGAAGCAACAGAACTAGAGCATAAGGAAATGGTTCAGTATTACTGTACCGACTGGGACTTTATACTTTCAAGAGCCGATGTAAACGGTCAGCTAGTATTCGTTGATGATGGAACAATAACCATTAAAGCACCCGATTTATCAGCAGATCCCTTAGTAAAACTCTTTCATGGCGACAACGTTTTTGAGTTTGAAGCCGAAATGGATGCCCGCAACCAGTACACTGCAACCAAGAGTAAATCATGGGACTATACAAGTCAGGCAGTAATTGAATCCAGCGGTGAAGATCCTGGATTAACAGAGCAGGGGAATATTACAGGATCAGACTTAGCTGGTATTATAGGACTCGAAAACTATGAAATGCAACACCCCGGTCAAGTTATTACTGAAGAATTACAATCATGGGCAAACACTAAATTACTCAGAAGTAGGCTTGCTAAAATTCAGGGACACGTCCAGATTGTTGGCTTTAGCGATATAAAACCTGGTGATATCATAGAATTGGGAGGTTTTGGAGACCGATTTAACGGCAAAGCCTTTGTTTCAGCAATAACCCATACAGTAAGTTCAAATACCAAGTGGAAAACAAATATCCAATTTGGTCTATCGGATCAATGTTATGCACATGCATACGATAATATTTTAGAAAAACCTGCATCGGCAATATTACCTGCAATACAAGGATTGCATATTGCCATTGTCACCAATATTCATGAAGATCCCGATGGAGAATTTCGGGTTAGAGTCAAAATACCTGTTATAAGCACCGAAGAAGATGGTGTTTGGGCAAGAGTAGCCACACTTGATGCTGGAGATAGCCGTGGTTCATTCTTCAGACCCTATGTTGATGATGAGGTTATTGTAGGCTTTATTAATGACGATCCTCGTGATCCTGTAATACTTGGAATGCTTCACAGTAGTGCCCTACCATCGCCAGTTGAACCAGCCGAAGATAACTATGAAAAAGGCTTTGTTACAAAAGAAAAAGTTAAACTAATGTTTAACGATGAGAAAAAAAGTCTGACCATTGAAACACCAAATAGCAACATCCTTTTAGTGAGCGATGATGAGAAGGGAATTAAACTAGAGGATGAGAATGGCAATATAATTCAAATGAACGCCGATGGAATTACCATTGAAAGTGCTAAAGATTTGATTCTAAAAGCTAGCGGAGATATTACAATAGAGGGAACTAATGTGTCAAGCAAAGCTAGTGCCCAGTATAAGGCAGAAGGAAGTAGTGGAGCAGAACTATCAACTAGCGGTCAAGCCGTATTGAAAGGTTCTGTTGTAGCGATTAATTAA
- a CDS encoding PaaR repeat-containing protein, whose translation MPAAARVGDVTNHGGTIVGPGEATVLIGGMPASVAGDNHVCSLPPNAHQPTASPFPMGSATVLIGGKPAIRVGDTCICGASAAVGEPTVMIG comes from the coding sequence ATGCCAGCAGCAGCAAGAGTTGGAGATGTTACTAATCATGGTGGAACAATAGTAGGTCCAGGTGAAGCAACTGTTTTAATTGGAGGCATGCCTGCCTCAGTTGCTGGCGACAATCATGTATGCTCATTACCCCCAAATGCGCATCAACCAACAGCCAGCCCATTTCCAATGGGAAGTGCAACTGTATTAATTGGGGGAAAACCAGCAATTAGAGTTGGCGATACTTGTATATGTGGAGCGTCTGCCGCAGTGGGCGAACCAACAGTAATGATAGGGTAA
- a CDS encoding GPW/gp25 family protein has translation MDNSDNNINVSNSFLGRGWKFPVTFVDSSFTVELVEDEQDIAESIQIILNTALGERVMHPDFGSNLEDLLFEKIDITSLTMITNRLKRAFLYHESRVTINDIDLTPDAENGIIQVTVDYTISATNTRTNLVYPYYINEGTDI, from the coding sequence ATGGATAATAGTGATAATAACATCAATGTAAGCAACAGCTTTTTAGGAAGAGGATGGAAATTCCCTGTAACTTTTGTTGATAGCAGCTTTACAGTGGAGTTAGTTGAGGATGAACAGGATATTGCTGAAAGCATTCAAATAATTCTAAATACTGCTTTAGGTGAAAGAGTTATGCATCCTGATTTTGGTTCAAACCTTGAGGATTTACTTTTTGAAAAAATTGATATTACCAGTTTAACCATGATTACCAATAGGTTAAAAAGAGCTTTCCTTTACCACGAGTCAAGGGTAACAATTAATGATATAGATCTTACACCCGATGCTGAAAATGGGATTATTCAAGTTACTGTTGATTATACCATATCTGCTACCAATACTAGAACAAACTTAGTTTATCCATACTATATAAACGAAGGAACCGACATTTAA